A region of Salmo salar chromosome ssa17, Ssal_v3.1, whole genome shotgun sequence DNA encodes the following proteins:
- the LOC106575208 gene encoding centrosomal protein of 70 kDa isoform X4, with the protein MQEQTEWDAVNRLLQHHGFKPVHFADPVENKNLADLVLLEKKSACDIRTMLRTMLTDSERRQTLIQELIQSNNQLKEEAQQHVSRAARQSQRVSELEGVLDGVKSKLQDLEDSYIGKAVQQHSKVHQLQHDKRDAQKRCQGLEQKLSEEKDVASQLQRKLYFTVTEEEKRVARQNQVFQQIHKRSARTNSPVDQQVLDVIDIYEAQMEQLRNDMKSLKGESGASQTSDQSQSSLRSTTGVSPNHKALLKSYQEQLKDTKAQRVELRNEIQQLKQDLESRPTVKELKSYKEQLRRMDRLIQQNNMRSAREFKEEGAALSNQEVAKARALAARHEKVLNDIRALLTTSGAPLRLYRARPSTSHQLSNRASEMVEFDELLSTLEMWADQLASLKDLHCALSKLMLRLLPWQPAGANSLMESVRVEDLMLLVDTLLEETNSGEDKVLRSPTKNTLQSMVSHFQKLFDITSLSGVYPRMNEVYTRLGEMTNAMRNLRDILALDDRAPPSAVVNQVASLVNSPEATVGHELHVLLGTSDIDSIILKVKEHEEFFPAFYFLVQELLQTLDVDCLDDIMPVLRSLKSRAE; encoded by the exons ATG CAGGAGCAGACAGAGTGGGATGCTGTGAACAGACTCCTCCAGCACCATGGGTTCAAGCCGGTTCACTTTGCTGATCCCGTCGAGAATAAGAACCTTGCAG ACTTGGTTCTTCTGGAGAAGAAGTCGGCCTGTGACATCAGGACTATGCTGCGGACGATGCTTACAGACTCGGAGAGGAGACAGACCTTGATTCAGGAGCTCATCCAGTCCAACAACCAACTTAA AGAGGAGGCTCAGCAGCACGTTAGCCGCGCTGCCCGTCAGTCCCAGAGGGTGTCCGAGTTGGAGGGAGTTCTGGACGGGGTGAAGAGCAAGCTGCAGGACCTGGAAGATAGTTACATTGGCAAGGCCGTGCAGCAACACAGCAAAGTGCACCAACTTCAGCACGACAAGAGAGATGCACAG AAACGCTGCCAGGGCCTGGAGCAGAAGCTGTCTGAGGAGAAAGATGTGGCTTCCCAGCTGCAGAGGAAGCTCTACTTCACtgtgacagaggaagagaagcGGGTTGCTAGGCAGAACCAGGTGTTTCAGCAGATCCACAAGAGATCAGCTCGGACCAACTCACCAGTGGACCAGCA GGTGTTGGATGTAATTGACATCTATGAGGCCCAAATGGAACAGCTCCGCAATGATATGAA GTCTCTCAAAGGAGAGTCTGGGGCATCACAAACATCTGACCAATCGCAGAGCAGCCTGAGAAGCACCACTGGGGTCTCCCCCAATCACAAAGCTCTCCTGAAG TCCTATCAGGAACAGTTAAAGGACACCAAAGCTCAGAGGGTGGAGCTTAGGAATGAAATTCAGCAGTTGAAGCAAGACTTGGAATCTAGGCCCACAGTGAAAGAGCTGAAGTCCTACAAAGAACAACTGAGACGCATGGACAgacttattcaacagaataacatgag GTCTGCTCGGGAGTTTAAAGAAGAGGGTGCTGCTCTGAGTAACCAGGAGGTGGCGAAGGCAAGGGCCTTGGCTGCCAGACACGAGAAG GTTCTGAATGACATCAGAGCGCTTTTGACTACTTCCGGGGCTCCACTGAGGCTCTATAGAGCGAGGCCATCAACCAGCCATCAGCTGTCCAACAGGGCCTCAGAGATGGTCGAGTTTGACGAACTCCTCTCCACTCTGGAGATGTGGGCTGACCAACTGGCTTCACTGAAG GACCTGCACTGTGCCCTGAGTAAGTTGATGCTGAGACTGTTACCATGGCAGCCAGCAGGCGCTAATAGTCTTATGGAAAGTGTTCGAGTGGAGGACCTTATGCTATTGGTGGACACTCTGCTAGAGGAGACCAACTCTGGGGAGGATAAG GTGTTGAGGAGCCCCACTAAGAACACTCTCCAGTCCATGGTGTCCCACTTCCAGAAGCTGTTTGATATAACCTCCCTCAGCGGGGTGTATCCACGTATGAACGAGGTCTACACCAGGCTTGGGGAGATGACCAACGCTATGAGGAACCTGAGGGACATCCTGGCCCTGG ATGACAGAGCGCCCCCTAGTGCGGTGGTAAACCAGGTAGCCAGTCTGGTCAACTCCCCAGAGGCCACGGTTGGCCACGAGCTCCACGTCCTCCTGGGAACCAGTGATATTGACAG TATTATTTTGAAGGTAAAGGAACATGAGGAGTTCTTCCCTGCATTCTACTTTCTGGTTCAGGAGCTGCTCCAGACTCTAG ATGTTGACTGTCTGGATGACATCATGCCCGTTCTGAGGTCACTAAAGTCAAGAGCAGAGTAA
- the LOC106575208 gene encoding centrosomal protein of 70 kDa isoform X3, with protein MEQQEQTEWDAVNRLLQHHGFKPVHFADPVENKNLADLVLLEKKSACDIRTMLRTMLTDSERRQTLIQELIQSNNQLKEEAQQHVSRAARQSQRVSELEGVLDGVKSKLQDLEDSYIGKAVQQHSKVHQLQHDKRDAQKRCQGLEQKLSEEKDVASQLQRKLYFTVTEEEKRVARQNQVFQQIHKRSARTNSPVDQQVLDVIDIYEAQMEQLRNDMKSLKGESGASQTSDQSQSSLRSTTGVSPNHKALLKSYQEQLKDTKAQRVELRNEIQQLKQDLESRPTVKELKSYKEQLRRMDRLIQQNNMRSAREFKEEGAALSNQEVAKARALAARHEKVLNDIRALLTTSGAPLRLYRARPSTSHQLSNRASEMVEFDELLSTLEMWADQLASLKDLHCALSKLMLRLLPWQPAGANSLMESVRVEDLMLLVDTLLEETNSGEDKVLRSPTKNTLQSMVSHFQKLFDITSLSGVYPRMNEVYTRLGEMTNAMRNLRDILALDDRAPPSAVVNQVASLVNSPEATVGHELHVLLGTSDIDSIILKVKEHEEFFPAFYFLVQELLQTLDVDCLDDIMPVLRSLKSRAE; from the exons ATGGAACAG CAGGAGCAGACAGAGTGGGATGCTGTGAACAGACTCCTCCAGCACCATGGGTTCAAGCCGGTTCACTTTGCTGATCCCGTCGAGAATAAGAACCTTGCAG ACTTGGTTCTTCTGGAGAAGAAGTCGGCCTGTGACATCAGGACTATGCTGCGGACGATGCTTACAGACTCGGAGAGGAGACAGACCTTGATTCAGGAGCTCATCCAGTCCAACAACCAACTTAA AGAGGAGGCTCAGCAGCACGTTAGCCGCGCTGCCCGTCAGTCCCAGAGGGTGTCCGAGTTGGAGGGAGTTCTGGACGGGGTGAAGAGCAAGCTGCAGGACCTGGAAGATAGTTACATTGGCAAGGCCGTGCAGCAACACAGCAAAGTGCACCAACTTCAGCACGACAAGAGAGATGCACAG AAACGCTGCCAGGGCCTGGAGCAGAAGCTGTCTGAGGAGAAAGATGTGGCTTCCCAGCTGCAGAGGAAGCTCTACTTCACtgtgacagaggaagagaagcGGGTTGCTAGGCAGAACCAGGTGTTTCAGCAGATCCACAAGAGATCAGCTCGGACCAACTCACCAGTGGACCAGCA GGTGTTGGATGTAATTGACATCTATGAGGCCCAAATGGAACAGCTCCGCAATGATATGAA GTCTCTCAAAGGAGAGTCTGGGGCATCACAAACATCTGACCAATCGCAGAGCAGCCTGAGAAGCACCACTGGGGTCTCCCCCAATCACAAAGCTCTCCTGAAG TCCTATCAGGAACAGTTAAAGGACACCAAAGCTCAGAGGGTGGAGCTTAGGAATGAAATTCAGCAGTTGAAGCAAGACTTGGAATCTAGGCCCACAGTGAAAGAGCTGAAGTCCTACAAAGAACAACTGAGACGCATGGACAgacttattcaacagaataacatgag GTCTGCTCGGGAGTTTAAAGAAGAGGGTGCTGCTCTGAGTAACCAGGAGGTGGCGAAGGCAAGGGCCTTGGCTGCCAGACACGAGAAG GTTCTGAATGACATCAGAGCGCTTTTGACTACTTCCGGGGCTCCACTGAGGCTCTATAGAGCGAGGCCATCAACCAGCCATCAGCTGTCCAACAGGGCCTCAGAGATGGTCGAGTTTGACGAACTCCTCTCCACTCTGGAGATGTGGGCTGACCAACTGGCTTCACTGAAG GACCTGCACTGTGCCCTGAGTAAGTTGATGCTGAGACTGTTACCATGGCAGCCAGCAGGCGCTAATAGTCTTATGGAAAGTGTTCGAGTGGAGGACCTTATGCTATTGGTGGACACTCTGCTAGAGGAGACCAACTCTGGGGAGGATAAG GTGTTGAGGAGCCCCACTAAGAACACTCTCCAGTCCATGGTGTCCCACTTCCAGAAGCTGTTTGATATAACCTCCCTCAGCGGGGTGTATCCACGTATGAACGAGGTCTACACCAGGCTTGGGGAGATGACCAACGCTATGAGGAACCTGAGGGACATCCTGGCCCTGG ATGACAGAGCGCCCCCTAGTGCGGTGGTAAACCAGGTAGCCAGTCTGGTCAACTCCCCAGAGGCCACGGTTGGCCACGAGCTCCACGTCCTCCTGGGAACCAGTGATATTGACAG TATTATTTTGAAGGTAAAGGAACATGAGGAGTTCTTCCCTGCATTCTACTTTCTGGTTCAGGAGCTGCTCCAGACTCTAG ATGTTGACTGTCTGGATGACATCATGCCCGTTCTGAGGTCACTAAAGTCAAGAGCAGAGTAA
- the LOC106575208 gene encoding centrosomal protein of 70 kDa isoform X2, with translation MEQQQEQTEWDAVNRLLQHHGFKPVHFADPVENKNLADLVLLEKKSACDIRTMLRTMLTDSERRQTLIQELIQSNNQLKEEAQQHVSRAARQSQRVSELEGVLDGVKSKLQDLEDSYIGKAVQQHSKVHQLQHDKRDAQKRCQGLEQKLSEEKDVASQLQRKLYFTVTEEEKRVARQNQVFQQIHKRSARTNSPVDQQVLDVIDIYEAQMEQLRNDMKSLKGESGASQTSDQSQSSLRSTTGVSPNHKALLKSYQEQLKDTKAQRVELRNEIQQLKQDLESRPTVKELKSYKEQLRRMDRLIQQNNMRSAREFKEEGAALSNQEVAKARALAARHEKVLNDIRALLTTSGAPLRLYRARPSTSHQLSNRASEMVEFDELLSTLEMWADQLASLKDLHCALSKLMLRLLPWQPAGANSLMESVRVEDLMLLVDTLLEETNSGEDKVLRSPTKNTLQSMVSHFQKLFDITSLSGVYPRMNEVYTRLGEMTNAMRNLRDILALDDRAPPSAVVNQVASLVNSPEATVGHELHVLLGTSDIDSIILKVKEHEEFFPAFYFLVQELLQTLDVDCLDDIMPVLRSLKSRAE, from the exons ATGGAACAG CAGCAGGAGCAGACAGAGTGGGATGCTGTGAACAGACTCCTCCAGCACCATGGGTTCAAGCCGGTTCACTTTGCTGATCCCGTCGAGAATAAGAACCTTGCAG ACTTGGTTCTTCTGGAGAAGAAGTCGGCCTGTGACATCAGGACTATGCTGCGGACGATGCTTACAGACTCGGAGAGGAGACAGACCTTGATTCAGGAGCTCATCCAGTCCAACAACCAACTTAA AGAGGAGGCTCAGCAGCACGTTAGCCGCGCTGCCCGTCAGTCCCAGAGGGTGTCCGAGTTGGAGGGAGTTCTGGACGGGGTGAAGAGCAAGCTGCAGGACCTGGAAGATAGTTACATTGGCAAGGCCGTGCAGCAACACAGCAAAGTGCACCAACTTCAGCACGACAAGAGAGATGCACAG AAACGCTGCCAGGGCCTGGAGCAGAAGCTGTCTGAGGAGAAAGATGTGGCTTCCCAGCTGCAGAGGAAGCTCTACTTCACtgtgacagaggaagagaagcGGGTTGCTAGGCAGAACCAGGTGTTTCAGCAGATCCACAAGAGATCAGCTCGGACCAACTCACCAGTGGACCAGCA GGTGTTGGATGTAATTGACATCTATGAGGCCCAAATGGAACAGCTCCGCAATGATATGAA GTCTCTCAAAGGAGAGTCTGGGGCATCACAAACATCTGACCAATCGCAGAGCAGCCTGAGAAGCACCACTGGGGTCTCCCCCAATCACAAAGCTCTCCTGAAG TCCTATCAGGAACAGTTAAAGGACACCAAAGCTCAGAGGGTGGAGCTTAGGAATGAAATTCAGCAGTTGAAGCAAGACTTGGAATCTAGGCCCACAGTGAAAGAGCTGAAGTCCTACAAAGAACAACTGAGACGCATGGACAgacttattcaacagaataacatgag GTCTGCTCGGGAGTTTAAAGAAGAGGGTGCTGCTCTGAGTAACCAGGAGGTGGCGAAGGCAAGGGCCTTGGCTGCCAGACACGAGAAG GTTCTGAATGACATCAGAGCGCTTTTGACTACTTCCGGGGCTCCACTGAGGCTCTATAGAGCGAGGCCATCAACCAGCCATCAGCTGTCCAACAGGGCCTCAGAGATGGTCGAGTTTGACGAACTCCTCTCCACTCTGGAGATGTGGGCTGACCAACTGGCTTCACTGAAG GACCTGCACTGTGCCCTGAGTAAGTTGATGCTGAGACTGTTACCATGGCAGCCAGCAGGCGCTAATAGTCTTATGGAAAGTGTTCGAGTGGAGGACCTTATGCTATTGGTGGACACTCTGCTAGAGGAGACCAACTCTGGGGAGGATAAG GTGTTGAGGAGCCCCACTAAGAACACTCTCCAGTCCATGGTGTCCCACTTCCAGAAGCTGTTTGATATAACCTCCCTCAGCGGGGTGTATCCACGTATGAACGAGGTCTACACCAGGCTTGGGGAGATGACCAACGCTATGAGGAACCTGAGGGACATCCTGGCCCTGG ATGACAGAGCGCCCCCTAGTGCGGTGGTAAACCAGGTAGCCAGTCTGGTCAACTCCCCAGAGGCCACGGTTGGCCACGAGCTCCACGTCCTCCTGGGAACCAGTGATATTGACAG TATTATTTTGAAGGTAAAGGAACATGAGGAGTTCTTCCCTGCATTCTACTTTCTGGTTCAGGAGCTGCTCCAGACTCTAG ATGTTGACTGTCTGGATGACATCATGCCCGTTCTGAGGTCACTAAAGTCAAGAGCAGAGTAA
- the LOC106575208 gene encoding centrosomal protein of 70 kDa isoform X1, whose protein sequence is MDRKNTKAVFHSRDETYVFLWTYSQFQQEQTEWDAVNRLLQHHGFKPVHFADPVENKNLADLVLLEKKSACDIRTMLRTMLTDSERRQTLIQELIQSNNQLKEEAQQHVSRAARQSQRVSELEGVLDGVKSKLQDLEDSYIGKAVQQHSKVHQLQHDKRDAQKRCQGLEQKLSEEKDVASQLQRKLYFTVTEEEKRVARQNQVFQQIHKRSARTNSPVDQQVLDVIDIYEAQMEQLRNDMKSLKGESGASQTSDQSQSSLRSTTGVSPNHKALLKSYQEQLKDTKAQRVELRNEIQQLKQDLESRPTVKELKSYKEQLRRMDRLIQQNNMRSAREFKEEGAALSNQEVAKARALAARHEKVLNDIRALLTTSGAPLRLYRARPSTSHQLSNRASEMVEFDELLSTLEMWADQLASLKDLHCALSKLMLRLLPWQPAGANSLMESVRVEDLMLLVDTLLEETNSGEDKVLRSPTKNTLQSMVSHFQKLFDITSLSGVYPRMNEVYTRLGEMTNAMRNLRDILALDDRAPPSAVVNQVASLVNSPEATVGHELHVLLGTSDIDSIILKVKEHEEFFPAFYFLVQELLQTLDVDCLDDIMPVLRSLKSRAE, encoded by the exons ATGGATAGGAAGAACACAAAAGCTGTGTTTCATTCAAGAGACGAGACATATGTGTTTCTGTGGACCTACAGCCAGTTTCAG CAGGAGCAGACAGAGTGGGATGCTGTGAACAGACTCCTCCAGCACCATGGGTTCAAGCCGGTTCACTTTGCTGATCCCGTCGAGAATAAGAACCTTGCAG ACTTGGTTCTTCTGGAGAAGAAGTCGGCCTGTGACATCAGGACTATGCTGCGGACGATGCTTACAGACTCGGAGAGGAGACAGACCTTGATTCAGGAGCTCATCCAGTCCAACAACCAACTTAA AGAGGAGGCTCAGCAGCACGTTAGCCGCGCTGCCCGTCAGTCCCAGAGGGTGTCCGAGTTGGAGGGAGTTCTGGACGGGGTGAAGAGCAAGCTGCAGGACCTGGAAGATAGTTACATTGGCAAGGCCGTGCAGCAACACAGCAAAGTGCACCAACTTCAGCACGACAAGAGAGATGCACAG AAACGCTGCCAGGGCCTGGAGCAGAAGCTGTCTGAGGAGAAAGATGTGGCTTCCCAGCTGCAGAGGAAGCTCTACTTCACtgtgacagaggaagagaagcGGGTTGCTAGGCAGAACCAGGTGTTTCAGCAGATCCACAAGAGATCAGCTCGGACCAACTCACCAGTGGACCAGCA GGTGTTGGATGTAATTGACATCTATGAGGCCCAAATGGAACAGCTCCGCAATGATATGAA GTCTCTCAAAGGAGAGTCTGGGGCATCACAAACATCTGACCAATCGCAGAGCAGCCTGAGAAGCACCACTGGGGTCTCCCCCAATCACAAAGCTCTCCTGAAG TCCTATCAGGAACAGTTAAAGGACACCAAAGCTCAGAGGGTGGAGCTTAGGAATGAAATTCAGCAGTTGAAGCAAGACTTGGAATCTAGGCCCACAGTGAAAGAGCTGAAGTCCTACAAAGAACAACTGAGACGCATGGACAgacttattcaacagaataacatgag GTCTGCTCGGGAGTTTAAAGAAGAGGGTGCTGCTCTGAGTAACCAGGAGGTGGCGAAGGCAAGGGCCTTGGCTGCCAGACACGAGAAG GTTCTGAATGACATCAGAGCGCTTTTGACTACTTCCGGGGCTCCACTGAGGCTCTATAGAGCGAGGCCATCAACCAGCCATCAGCTGTCCAACAGGGCCTCAGAGATGGTCGAGTTTGACGAACTCCTCTCCACTCTGGAGATGTGGGCTGACCAACTGGCTTCACTGAAG GACCTGCACTGTGCCCTGAGTAAGTTGATGCTGAGACTGTTACCATGGCAGCCAGCAGGCGCTAATAGTCTTATGGAAAGTGTTCGAGTGGAGGACCTTATGCTATTGGTGGACACTCTGCTAGAGGAGACCAACTCTGGGGAGGATAAG GTGTTGAGGAGCCCCACTAAGAACACTCTCCAGTCCATGGTGTCCCACTTCCAGAAGCTGTTTGATATAACCTCCCTCAGCGGGGTGTATCCACGTATGAACGAGGTCTACACCAGGCTTGGGGAGATGACCAACGCTATGAGGAACCTGAGGGACATCCTGGCCCTGG ATGACAGAGCGCCCCCTAGTGCGGTGGTAAACCAGGTAGCCAGTCTGGTCAACTCCCCAGAGGCCACGGTTGGCCACGAGCTCCACGTCCTCCTGGGAACCAGTGATATTGACAG TATTATTTTGAAGGTAAAGGAACATGAGGAGTTCTTCCCTGCATTCTACTTTCTGGTTCAGGAGCTGCTCCAGACTCTAG ATGTTGACTGTCTGGATGACATCATGCCCGTTCTGAGGTCACTAAAGTCAAGAGCAGAGTAA
- the LOC106575209 gene encoding septin-10 has protein sequence MTTSDVAQGDKNARPLSLSGHVGFDSLPHQLVNKSTCQGFCFNILCIGETGIGKSTLMDTLFNTNFENFESSHFEPKVKLRAQTYDLQESNVRLKLTIVNTVGFGDQMNKQESYQHVVDYIDTQFESYLQEELKIKRSLHNYHDSRIHACLYFIAPSGHSLKSLDLVTMKKLDSKVNIIPVIAKADTISKSELHKFKIKIMSELVSNGVQIYQFPTDDETVSKINTAMNGILPFAVVGSSEEVKIGNKMVKARQYPWGVVQVENENHCDFVKLREMLICVNMEDLREQTHTRHYELYRRCKLEEMGFTDTNPESKPVSLQETYEAKRHEFLGDLQRREEEMRQMFVQRVKEKETELKEAERELQGKFEQLKRLHSEEKSKLDEKRRSLEDEINTFSKKKTATELLQGQSFNTNANLKKDKDRKNSGFM, from the exons ATGACTACGTCGGATGTTGCTCAGGGG GACAAAAATGCCCGGCCCCTGTCCTTGTCTGGCCATGTTGGCTTCGACAGCCTACCTCACCAGCTGGTCAACAAATCAACATGTCAAGGTTTCTGCTTCAATATCCTCTGTATTG GCGAAACGGGTATTGGCAAATCCACCCTAATGGACACACTGTTCAACACTAACTTTGAGAACTTTGAGTCTTCTCACTTCGAGCCCAAGGTGAAGCTGCGAGCGCAGACCTATGACCTGCAGGAGAGCAACGTGCGGCTCAAGCTGACCATCGTCAACACAGTGGGCTTTGGGGACCAGATGAACAAGCAGGAGAG CTACCAGCATGTTGTGGACTACATTGACACCCAGTTCGAGTCGTATCTACAGGAGGAGTTGAAGATCAAGCGGTCCCTCCACAACTACCACGACTCCCGTATCCATGCCTGTCTCTACTTCATCGCCCCTTCAGGACACTCTCTCAAGTCCCTGGACCTGGTCACCATGAAGAAACTGGACAGCAAA gtCAACATCATTCCTGTCATCGCCAAAGCAGACACCATCTCCAAGAGCGAGCTCCACAAGTTTAAGATCAAGATCATGAGTGAGTTGGTCAGTAACGGTGTCCAGATCTACCAGTTCCCTACTGACGACGAGACGGTCTCCAAGATCAACACTGCCATGAAT GGTATCCTGCCTTTTGCTGTTGTGGGGAGCTCAGAGGAGGTGAAGATTGGAAATAAAATGGTCAAAGCTCGGCAGTATCCCTGGGGTGTGGTGCAAG TGGAGAATGAGAACCACTGTGACTTTGTGAAGCTGAGGGAGATGCTGATCTGTGTGAACATGGAGGACCTGAGGGAGCAGACCCACACGCGCCACTACGAGCTCTACCGCCGCTGCAAACTGGAGGAGATGGGATTCACAGACACAAACCCAGAGAGCAAGCCAGTCAG CCTGCAGGAGACCTATGAAGCCAAGCGTCACGAGTTCCTGGGAGATTTGCagcggagagaggaggagatgaggcagATGTTTGTCCAGAGAGTCAAGGAGAAGGAGACTGAGCTGAAGGAAGCTGAGAGAGag TTGCAAGGTAAGTTTGAGCAGCTGAAGAGACTGCACTCTGAGGAGAAGAGCAAGCTGGATGAGAAGAGAAGGTCTCTGGAGGACGAGATCAACACCTTCAGCAAGAAGAAAACAGCTACCGAGCTGCTCCAAGGCCAGTCCTTCAACACTAACGCCAACCTCAAGAAGGACAAAGACCGTAAAAA CTCTGGGTTCATGTGA
- the LOC106575207 gene encoding ankyrin repeat domain-containing protein SOWAHC, with translation MATECTQEAVVQFLTERGGRVKNQIFIDYFKAGFPEDPDQKAIAREKFKGYVDNVAFVKLENGVKVVCLKKKYRVSLKCTVEKDSACNGNGTGTVLEQDSSTTVLSKSYKNLIEDCAPQRHLSVSSAGDVRSWETTANEVAQQEISPGSSYGTDNATRARPPDISGIILEGKILERAAPTRSVVQNNSLSDNMGNALGLGGNREQKLTKEDINSNRKTLQPHDIPQIAVIEASPLPTSADGSMFHLPRRPFPTNAQDSLLSRHPSSEDGAEEGQYYDFQQSISGSDSYTPKSSRNNFIELMMNSSLQVRRSMVLKNSDSTSVVSSTTDEDGASVTLDPLEHEWMMCASDGQWESLRRLLSCEPNLVMKKDFVTGFTCLHWAAKQGKQELLALIVNFAKQHTVPININARSSAGYTPLHLAAMHNQVEVVKLLVGAYDADVEARDYNGKKACQYLTNSVAVDIRDIIGAGGGGDSGSENTDDGGRWRLSKVLQSNLMPPKLHSHSEEDTGDGADQARQKPLLRKSSFSKMRPKLQKIRFRSSQIVHSTSFTAHCETEELNGSRKSSFKSRPMSNLFG, from the coding sequence ATGGCGACCGAGTGCACCCAAGAAGCGGTTGTTCAATTTCTAACCGAGCGAGGAGGGAGAGTGAAAAACCAGATATTCATTGACTATTTCAAAGCTGGTTTCCCGGAAGACCCTGACCAGAAAGCAATTGCTCGGGAGAAATTCAAGGGATACGTGGACAATGTCGCATTTGTAAAGTTGGAGAATGGAGTGAAAGTTGTATGTTTAAAAAAGAAGTATCGAGTTTCATTGAAGTGTACAGTGGAAAAAGACAGCGCGTGCAATGGTAACGGGACAGGCACCGTATTGGAACAAGATAGCAGCACCACTGTCCTATCAAAATCATATAAGAACTTGATAGAAGATTGTGCACCGCAACGGCATCTGTCAGTATCATCTGCTGGGGATGTGCGCTCTTGGGAAACCACTGCAAACGAAGTGGCACAACAAGAAATTTCACCTGGCTCAAGTTACGGAACTGACAATGCCACAAGAGCGAGACCGCCTGACATTTCTGGAATTATTTTGGAAGGTAAAATTTTAGAAAGAGCTGCGCCAACGAGGTCTGTAGTTCAGAATAATAGTTTATCAGACAATATGGGAAATGCGTTAGGCCTTGGTGGCAATAGAGAGCAGAAATTGACCAAGGAGGACATTAATTCCAACCGCAAAACATTGCAACCGCACGACATACCGCAAATTGCAGTGATTGAGGCGTCACCTTTACCTACATCCGCGGATGGCTCTATGTTCCACTTACCCAGACGTCCATTTCCAACTAATGCACAGGACAGCCTGCTGTCCCGTCACCCTTCATCAGAGGACGGGGCAGAGGAAGGCCAGTATTATGATTTTCAACAGAGCATATCTGGGAGTGACAGCTACACACCTAAAAGTAGCCGTAATAACTTTATTGAGCTCATGATGAACAGCTCCCTCCAGGTGCGACGCAGCATGGTGTTGAAGAACTCAGACTCCACCTCTGTGGTTTCCTCTACTACAGACGAAGACGGTGCTTCAGTCACTCTGGACCCGTTGGAACACGAATGGATGATGTGTGCATCTGACGGCCAATGGGAGAGTCTCCGCCGCCTCCTTTCCTGTGAACCGAACCTTGTCATGAAGAAGGACTTTGTGACTGGGTTCACCTGCCTGCACTGGGCCGCCAAGCAGGGCAAACAAGAGCTGCTGGCGCTTATCGTGAACTTCGCCAAACAACACACAGTGCCCATCAACATCAACGCCCGGTCAAGTGCCGGCTACACGCCACTACACCTAGCAGCAATGCACAACCAAGTTGAGGTGGTGAAGTTACTGGTAGGAGCCTATGACGCAGACGTAGAGGCCAGAGATTACAATGGGAAAAAGGCGTGTCAGTATCTTACGAACAGTGTGGCCGTTGATATCCGTGACATCATCGGGGCGGGTGGTGGCGGCGACTCGGGCTCAGAGAACACAGACGATGGGGGGCGTTGGAGGTTGTCTAAAGTTCTCCAGTCTAATCTGATGCCCCCCAAACTGCACAGTCACAGTGAGGAGGACACAGGTGATGGAGCAGACCAGGCCAGACAGAAACCCTTGCTGAGGAAATCGTCCTTTAGCAAGATGAGGCCCAAACTTCAGAAGATCCGCTTCAGATCTTCACAGATAGTTCACAGCACATCGTTCACAGCACATTGTGAGACAGAGGAGCTTAACGGGTCCAGGAAAAGCTCATTTAAATCCAGACCCATGTCAAATCTGTTTGGCTGA